From a region of the Salminus brasiliensis chromosome 4, fSalBra1.hap2, whole genome shotgun sequence genome:
- the ccar1 gene encoding cell division cycle and apoptosis regulator protein 1 isoform X2, with product MAQFGGQKNPPWAAQFAATAVSQPGHSAQSLDLNSLHSLGVQQPSLLGASPSMYSQQSALAAASLNTQSAANYQISQQTAALQQQAAAAAAAALQQSQINSALQQYQQQQQQQQQPPQAPPPQPPPQQTLYNVPHQLPQPQPALLSQPPVALPTSLSLSNPQQTAQITVSYPTPRSSHQQQPQPQKQRVFTGVVNKLHDTFGFVDEDVFFQLSAVKGKTPQVGDRVLVEAVYNPNMPFKWNAQRIQTLPQLPNQTHQAPQPLPQVSPQLSSFYSDAGVQRYSDIHSAVDSRSNSQPPGPNMIKPGPSMLQSLPPPTTFSMPTQGPPPSLLQAQLSAASLAPLLQNPPQPLLPQPPPKESVFSGGLLQPPVRMMPQPQPVRRMDPSPRFPSRSDRPELILRKDDRSRERERERRRSRERSPTRKRSRDRSPRRDRSPRRPRRVVPRYTVQFSKFSLDGYSCDMMELRRRYQSLYIPSDFFDAVFTWVDAFPLSRPFTFGNYCNFHIMHKEVDSLVKNTAVLDPPDANHTYSAKVMLLATPSLDELYHKSCALAEDSQELRDSFQHPARLIKFLVGMRGKDEAMAIGGHWSPSLDGADPENDASVLIKTAIRCCKALTGIDLSLCTQWYRFAEIRYHRPEETHKGRTVPAHVETVVLFLPDVWHCLPTRSEWEGLSRGLKEQLAEKLLAERKEADGEQEEEEKDDDDSKEVTTPTHWSKLDPKSMKVNDLRKELESRSLSSKGLKSQLIARLTKQLKVEEQVEESKEPEKTEAAGVEEEEPSRAEEDREEEERKRQEELERQRRERRYVLPDEPTIIVHPNWAAKNGKFDCSIMSLSVLLDYRLEDNKEHSFEVSLFAELFNEMLQRDFGYRIYRALAALPNKDERKEKKEKAKKEAEKKEVERRDVKKEREEENGEPSTKRQREDEDKRRDDEKERVLKKEESKDEDDNEDESSNNNADEYDPMEAEDADDYDDDDKDDEDSNGRDRRDDRRDDRKSKDRASKDKDEKKKQMLTFDKDLLMAFVYFDQSHCGYLLEKDLEEIMYTLGLHLSRAQVKKMLNKPVVRESCYYRKLTDRPKDESSPVGTPDSQIENLLGNRPLLPSQKTKRESEDQTESGSLIVYNGAMVDVGSMLQKLEKSEKAREEIEQKLMQQDTKMDEDAKHMSEVESTNRSLMKELEQVKGNLRETEKSLRASEQQKGSYHQQLHSTLSSLSTVMKELQSVLPNGDHPEDSERKTQANGSDD from the exons ATGGCCCAGTTCGGGGGGCAGAAGAACCCTCCGTGGGCGGCTCAGTTTGCCGCAACAGCGGTATCTCAACCCGGCCACTCAGCACAGTCCCTCGACCTGAACAGTTTACATT CTTTAGGTGTTCAGCAGCCATCTCTCTTGGGCGCTTCCCCCTCCATGTACTCGCAGCAGTCCGCTTTGGCTGCAGCGTCTCTCAACACACAGTCAGCTGCCAATTATCAGATTTCCCAGCAGACTGCGGCCCTCCAACAGCaggctgctgcagctgctgcagctgcacTGCAACAG TCTCAGATCAATTCAGCCCTGCAGCAGTatcagcaacagcagcaacagcagcagcagccaccTCAAGCTCCCCCACCACAGCCACCCCCTCAGCAGACCCTCTACAATGTTCCTCACCAG CTCCCTCAACCTCAGCCTGCTCTGCTTTCACAG CCTCCTGTTGCTTTGCCTACTAGTCTGAGTTTGTCGAACCCACAACAGACAGCCCAGATCACAGTCTCTTACCCGACTCCCCGCTCCAGCCACCAGCAGCAGCCCCAGCCCCAGAAACAACGCGTATTTACTGGGGTTGTCAACAAGCTGCATGATACGTTTGGCTTTGTGGATGAAGATGTTTTCTTCCAGCTGAG TGCGGTAAAGGGTAAAACACCACAAGTTGGTGATCGTGTTCTTGTGGAGGCTGTCTATAATCCCAACATGCCCTTCAAGTGGAATGCCCAGCGCATTCAGACTTTACCTCAGTTACCCAACCAGACG CACCAGGCGCCCCAGCCCTTACCTCAGGTTTCCCCACAGCTGTCCAGCTTTTACTCTGATGCAGGAGTGCAGCGCTATTCTGACATACACTCTGCGGTGGATTCAAGATCAAAT AGCCAGCCTCCAGGCCCCAACATGATCAAGCCAGGTCCCTCCATGCTTCAGTCTCTACCTCCGCCAACTACCTTCAGCATGCCGACCCAgggcccccccccctccctgctTCAGGCCCAGCTTTCTGCAGCTTCTCTAGCCCCACTCCTTCAGAATCCCCCTCAGCCTCTCCTGCCTCAGCCACCCCCTAAAG AATCAGTGTTTTCAGGGGGGTTGCTGCAGCCGCCAGTGAGAATGATGCCACAGCCACAGCCTGTGAGACGCATGGATCCCTCCCCTCGCTTTCCCAGCCGGAGTGACCGACCAGAGCTTATTTTGAGGAAAGATGACCGGAG tagggaaagagagagagagcgtcgAAGATCGAGGGAGCGTTCTCCAACACGCAAACGTTCAAGAGACCGTTCTCCTCGAAGAGATCGCTCTCCAAGACGCCCGCGCAGAGTTGTACCACGGTACACAGTGCAATTCTCAAAGTTCTCACTTGATGG CTACAGCTGTGACATGATGGAGCTTCGGCGGAGGTACCAGAGTCTCTACATCCCAAGTGACTTCTTTGATGCTGTATTTACCTGGGTGGATGCTTTCCCCCTGTCACGACCTTTTACTTTTGGAAACTACTGTAACTTCCACATCATGCATAAAGAGGTGGACTCCTTGGTAAAGAACACAGCTGTACTGGATCCTCCTGATGCCAACCACACCTATAGTGCTAAG GTTATGCTGCTTGCCACCCCCAGTCTGGATGAACTGTATCATAAGTCTTGCGCCCTGGCTGAGGACTCGCAGGAGCTGAGGGACTCTTTCCAGCACCCAGCCCGCCTCATTAAG TTTCTGGTCGGAATGAGGGGCAAAGACGAGGCCATGGCCATCGGTGGCCACTGGTCTCCTTCCCTGGACGGCGCTGACCCAGAGAACGATGCTTCAGTCCTTATAAAGACAGCAATACGTTGTTGTAAGGCTCTGACAGGCATTGATCTGAGTTTATGTACCCAGTG GTATCGTTTTGCAGAGATTCGCTATCACCGCCCTGAGGAGACTCACAAAGGGCGCACAGTTCCCGCACATGTGGAGACAGTGGTTTTATTTCTCCCGGATGTTTGGCATTGTCTTCCTACCCGCTCAGAGTGGGAAGGGCTGTCCCGCGGACTCAAGGAGCAGCTGGCAGAAAAACTCTTGGCTGAACGGAAGGAGGCTGATGGAGAACAG gaggaagaggagaaagatgatgatgattcaAAAGAGGTTACCACCCCCACGCACTGGTCTAAGCTTGATCCGAAGTCTATGAAA GTAAATGACCTGCGTAAAGAGCTGGAGAGCCGATCTCTGAGCTCAAAAGGACTGAAGTCTCAGCTGATTGCTCGGCTCACTAAGCAGCTGAAGGTGGAGGAGCAGGTGGAGGAATCCAAAGAGCCAGAGAAGACGGAGGCTGCTGgagtagaggaggaggagccgTCCAGGGCAGAGGAAGACCGGGAG GAGGAGGAACGTAAGCGGCAAGAAGAACTGGAGCGGCAGCGTAGGGAGAGGCGTTATGTCCTCCCAGATGAACCCACCATTATTGTCCACCCGAACTGGGCAGCCAAGAATGGCAAGTTTGACTGTAGCATCATGTCTCTGAGTGTGCTGTTGGACTACAGGCTGGAGGACAATAAGGAACACTCATTTGAG GTCTCACTGTTTGCAGAACTTTTCAATGAGATGCTTCAACGCGACTTTGGCTACAGGATATACAGAGCTCTTGCTGCTCTTCCAAACAAGgatgagagaaaagaaaagaaagagaaggcaaagaaagaggcagagaagaaagaggtaGAAAGGAGGGATgtgaagaaggagagagaagaggagaatgGTGAGCCTTCCACTAAGAGACAGCGGGAGGATGAGGATAAGAGGAGG GATGATGAGAAGGAGAGAGTTCTAAAGAAAGAAGAGTCAAAAGATGAAGACGATAATGAAGATGAAAGCAGCAATAACAATGCTGATGAGTATGATCCGATGGAGGCTGAGGATGCAGATGACTATGACGATGATG ATAAAGATGATGAGGACTCCAACGGAAGGGACAGAAGGGATGACCGTCGGGATGACAGAAAATCTAAAGATAGGGCCTCTAAAGATAAA gatgaaaaaaagaaacagatgtTGACATTTGATAAAGATCTGCTGATGGCTTTTGTGTACTTCGATCAAAGTCACTGTGGCTATCTACTGGAGAAGGACCTGGAGGAGATTATGTACACACTAGGCTTGCATCTCTCCAGAGCTCAG GTgaaaaaaatgttgaataagCCAGTAGTGAGGGAGTCATGCTACTACCGTAAACTAACCGATAGACCCAAAGATGAGTCCAGCCCAGTAGGAACTCCTGATTCTCAAATAGAAAATCTCCTAG GTAACAGACCTCTGCTGCCCAGTCAGAAGACAAAGCGCGAGTCGGAGGACCAAACAGAGTCTGGAAGTCTTATTGTTTATAACGGGGCTATGGTGGATGTGGGCAGCATGCTACAGAAACTGGAGAAGAGTGAGAAAGCCAGGGAGGAGATTGAGCAGAAACTCATGCAGCAAGACACTAAAATGG ATGAAGATGCTAAGCACATGTCTGAGGTGGAGTCCACAAACCGCAGTCTGATGAAGGAGCTGGAGCAGGTGAAAGGCAATCTGAGGGAGACGGAGAAAAGCCTCAGAGCCTCGGAACAGCAGAAGGGCAGCTATCATCAGCAGCTGCATAGCACGCTCTCCAGCCTCAGCACAGTCATGAAGGAACTACAGAGTGTCTTACCTAAT gGTGATCATCCTGAAGACAGTGAGCGGAAAACTCAAGCCAACGGGTCAGATGACTAA
- the ccar1 gene encoding cell division cycle and apoptosis regulator protein 1 isoform X1, with the protein MAQFGGQKNPPWAAQFAATAVSQPGHSAQSLDLNSLHSLGVQQPSLLGASPSMYSQQSALAAASLNTQSAANYQISQQTAALQQQAAAAAAAALQQSQINSALQQYQQQQQQQQQPPQAPPPQPPPQQTLYNVPHQLPQPQPALLSQPPVALPTSLSLSNPQQTAQITVSYPTPRSSHQQQPQPQKQRVFTGVVNKLHDTFGFVDEDVFFQLSAVKGKTPQVGDRVLVEAVYNPNMPFKWNAQRIQTLPQLPNQTHQAPQPLPQVSPQLSSFYSDAGVQRYSDIHSAVDSRSNSQPPGPNMIKPGPSMLQSLPPPTTFSMPTQGPPPSLLQAQLSAASLAPLLQNPPQPLLPQPPPKESVFSGGLLQPPVRMMPQPQPVRRMDPSPRFPSRSDRPELILRKDDRSRERERERRRSRERSPTRKRSRDRSPRRDRSPRRPRRVVPRYTVQFSKFSLDGYSCDMMELRRRYQSLYIPSDFFDAVFTWVDAFPLSRPFTFGNYCNFHIMHKEVDSLVKNTAVLDPPDANHTYSAKVMLLATPSLDELYHKSCALAEDSQELRDSFQHPARLIKFLVGMRGKDEAMAIGGHWSPSLDGADPENDASVLIKTAIRCCKALTGIDLSLCTQWYRFAEIRYHRPEETHKGRTVPAHVETVVLFLPDVWHCLPTRSEWEGLSRGLKEQLAEKLLAERKEADGEQEEEEKDDDDSKEVTTPTHWSKLDPKSMKVNDLRKELESRSLSSKGLKSQLIARLTKQLKVEEQVEESKEPEKTEAAGVEEEEPSRAEEDREVREETTYENNYVSRKEEERKRQEELERQRRERRYVLPDEPTIIVHPNWAAKNGKFDCSIMSLSVLLDYRLEDNKEHSFEVSLFAELFNEMLQRDFGYRIYRALAALPNKDERKEKKEKAKKEAEKKEVERRDVKKEREEENGEPSTKRQREDEDKRRDDEKERVLKKEESKDEDDNEDESSNNNADEYDPMEAEDADDYDDDDKDDEDSNGRDRRDDRRDDRKSKDRASKDKDEKKKQMLTFDKDLLMAFVYFDQSHCGYLLEKDLEEIMYTLGLHLSRAQVKKMLNKPVVRESCYYRKLTDRPKDESSPVGTPDSQIENLLGNRPLLPSQKTKRESEDQTESGSLIVYNGAMVDVGSMLQKLEKSEKAREEIEQKLMQQDTKMDEDAKHMSEVESTNRSLMKELEQVKGNLRETEKSLRASEQQKGSYHQQLHSTLSSLSTVMKELQSVLPNGDHPEDSERKTQANGSDD; encoded by the exons ATGGCCCAGTTCGGGGGGCAGAAGAACCCTCCGTGGGCGGCTCAGTTTGCCGCAACAGCGGTATCTCAACCCGGCCACTCAGCACAGTCCCTCGACCTGAACAGTTTACATT CTTTAGGTGTTCAGCAGCCATCTCTCTTGGGCGCTTCCCCCTCCATGTACTCGCAGCAGTCCGCTTTGGCTGCAGCGTCTCTCAACACACAGTCAGCTGCCAATTATCAGATTTCCCAGCAGACTGCGGCCCTCCAACAGCaggctgctgcagctgctgcagctgcacTGCAACAG TCTCAGATCAATTCAGCCCTGCAGCAGTatcagcaacagcagcaacagcagcagcagccaccTCAAGCTCCCCCACCACAGCCACCCCCTCAGCAGACCCTCTACAATGTTCCTCACCAG CTCCCTCAACCTCAGCCTGCTCTGCTTTCACAG CCTCCTGTTGCTTTGCCTACTAGTCTGAGTTTGTCGAACCCACAACAGACAGCCCAGATCACAGTCTCTTACCCGACTCCCCGCTCCAGCCACCAGCAGCAGCCCCAGCCCCAGAAACAACGCGTATTTACTGGGGTTGTCAACAAGCTGCATGATACGTTTGGCTTTGTGGATGAAGATGTTTTCTTCCAGCTGAG TGCGGTAAAGGGTAAAACACCACAAGTTGGTGATCGTGTTCTTGTGGAGGCTGTCTATAATCCCAACATGCCCTTCAAGTGGAATGCCCAGCGCATTCAGACTTTACCTCAGTTACCCAACCAGACG CACCAGGCGCCCCAGCCCTTACCTCAGGTTTCCCCACAGCTGTCCAGCTTTTACTCTGATGCAGGAGTGCAGCGCTATTCTGACATACACTCTGCGGTGGATTCAAGATCAAAT AGCCAGCCTCCAGGCCCCAACATGATCAAGCCAGGTCCCTCCATGCTTCAGTCTCTACCTCCGCCAACTACCTTCAGCATGCCGACCCAgggcccccccccctccctgctTCAGGCCCAGCTTTCTGCAGCTTCTCTAGCCCCACTCCTTCAGAATCCCCCTCAGCCTCTCCTGCCTCAGCCACCCCCTAAAG AATCAGTGTTTTCAGGGGGGTTGCTGCAGCCGCCAGTGAGAATGATGCCACAGCCACAGCCTGTGAGACGCATGGATCCCTCCCCTCGCTTTCCCAGCCGGAGTGACCGACCAGAGCTTATTTTGAGGAAAGATGACCGGAG tagggaaagagagagagagcgtcgAAGATCGAGGGAGCGTTCTCCAACACGCAAACGTTCAAGAGACCGTTCTCCTCGAAGAGATCGCTCTCCAAGACGCCCGCGCAGAGTTGTACCACGGTACACAGTGCAATTCTCAAAGTTCTCACTTGATGG CTACAGCTGTGACATGATGGAGCTTCGGCGGAGGTACCAGAGTCTCTACATCCCAAGTGACTTCTTTGATGCTGTATTTACCTGGGTGGATGCTTTCCCCCTGTCACGACCTTTTACTTTTGGAAACTACTGTAACTTCCACATCATGCATAAAGAGGTGGACTCCTTGGTAAAGAACACAGCTGTACTGGATCCTCCTGATGCCAACCACACCTATAGTGCTAAG GTTATGCTGCTTGCCACCCCCAGTCTGGATGAACTGTATCATAAGTCTTGCGCCCTGGCTGAGGACTCGCAGGAGCTGAGGGACTCTTTCCAGCACCCAGCCCGCCTCATTAAG TTTCTGGTCGGAATGAGGGGCAAAGACGAGGCCATGGCCATCGGTGGCCACTGGTCTCCTTCCCTGGACGGCGCTGACCCAGAGAACGATGCTTCAGTCCTTATAAAGACAGCAATACGTTGTTGTAAGGCTCTGACAGGCATTGATCTGAGTTTATGTACCCAGTG GTATCGTTTTGCAGAGATTCGCTATCACCGCCCTGAGGAGACTCACAAAGGGCGCACAGTTCCCGCACATGTGGAGACAGTGGTTTTATTTCTCCCGGATGTTTGGCATTGTCTTCCTACCCGCTCAGAGTGGGAAGGGCTGTCCCGCGGACTCAAGGAGCAGCTGGCAGAAAAACTCTTGGCTGAACGGAAGGAGGCTGATGGAGAACAG gaggaagaggagaaagatgatgatgattcaAAAGAGGTTACCACCCCCACGCACTGGTCTAAGCTTGATCCGAAGTCTATGAAA GTAAATGACCTGCGTAAAGAGCTGGAGAGCCGATCTCTGAGCTCAAAAGGACTGAAGTCTCAGCTGATTGCTCGGCTCACTAAGCAGCTGAAGGTGGAGGAGCAGGTGGAGGAATCCAAAGAGCCAGAGAAGACGGAGGCTGCTGgagtagaggaggaggagccgTCCAGGGCAGAGGAAGACCGGGAGGTGAGAGAAGAGACAACCTATGAGAATAACTACGTCAGCAGAAAG GAGGAGGAACGTAAGCGGCAAGAAGAACTGGAGCGGCAGCGTAGGGAGAGGCGTTATGTCCTCCCAGATGAACCCACCATTATTGTCCACCCGAACTGGGCAGCCAAGAATGGCAAGTTTGACTGTAGCATCATGTCTCTGAGTGTGCTGTTGGACTACAGGCTGGAGGACAATAAGGAACACTCATTTGAG GTCTCACTGTTTGCAGAACTTTTCAATGAGATGCTTCAACGCGACTTTGGCTACAGGATATACAGAGCTCTTGCTGCTCTTCCAAACAAGgatgagagaaaagaaaagaaagagaaggcaaagaaagaggcagagaagaaagaggtaGAAAGGAGGGATgtgaagaaggagagagaagaggagaatgGTGAGCCTTCCACTAAGAGACAGCGGGAGGATGAGGATAAGAGGAGG GATGATGAGAAGGAGAGAGTTCTAAAGAAAGAAGAGTCAAAAGATGAAGACGATAATGAAGATGAAAGCAGCAATAACAATGCTGATGAGTATGATCCGATGGAGGCTGAGGATGCAGATGACTATGACGATGATG ATAAAGATGATGAGGACTCCAACGGAAGGGACAGAAGGGATGACCGTCGGGATGACAGAAAATCTAAAGATAGGGCCTCTAAAGATAAA gatgaaaaaaagaaacagatgtTGACATTTGATAAAGATCTGCTGATGGCTTTTGTGTACTTCGATCAAAGTCACTGTGGCTATCTACTGGAGAAGGACCTGGAGGAGATTATGTACACACTAGGCTTGCATCTCTCCAGAGCTCAG GTgaaaaaaatgttgaataagCCAGTAGTGAGGGAGTCATGCTACTACCGTAAACTAACCGATAGACCCAAAGATGAGTCCAGCCCAGTAGGAACTCCTGATTCTCAAATAGAAAATCTCCTAG GTAACAGACCTCTGCTGCCCAGTCAGAAGACAAAGCGCGAGTCGGAGGACCAAACAGAGTCTGGAAGTCTTATTGTTTATAACGGGGCTATGGTGGATGTGGGCAGCATGCTACAGAAACTGGAGAAGAGTGAGAAAGCCAGGGAGGAGATTGAGCAGAAACTCATGCAGCAAGACACTAAAATGG ATGAAGATGCTAAGCACATGTCTGAGGTGGAGTCCACAAACCGCAGTCTGATGAAGGAGCTGGAGCAGGTGAAAGGCAATCTGAGGGAGACGGAGAAAAGCCTCAGAGCCTCGGAACAGCAGAAGGGCAGCTATCATCAGCAGCTGCATAGCACGCTCTCCAGCCTCAGCACAGTCATGAAGGAACTACAGAGTGTCTTACCTAAT gGTGATCATCCTGAAGACAGTGAGCGGAAAACTCAAGCCAACGGGTCAGATGACTAA